A single region of the Buteo buteo chromosome 16, bButBut1.hap1.1, whole genome shotgun sequence genome encodes:
- the BMAL1 gene encoding basic helix-loop-helix ARNT-like protein 1 isoform X1: MQWVFVVWLVGWFCFFFFPLMLDNPMADQRMDISSTISDFMSPDPADLISSSLSTSGMDCNRKRKGSSTDYQLDGFPFEEGMDTDKDDQHGRLEYTDQQGRIKNAREAHSQIEKRRRDKMNSFIDELASLVPTCNAMSRKLDKLTVLRMAVQHMKTLRGATNPYTEANYKPAFLSDDELKHLILRAADGFLFVVGCDRGKILFVSESVFKILNYSQNDLIGQSLFDYLHPKDIAKVKEQLSSSDTAPRERLIDAKTGLPVKTDITPGPSRLCSGARRSFFCRMKCNRPSVKVEDKDFPSTCSKKKADRKSFCTIHSTGYLKSWPPTKMGLDEDNEPDNEGCNLSCLVAIGRLHPHVVPQPVNGEIRVKPTEYVSRHAIDGKFVFVDQRATAILAYLPQELLGTSCYEYFHQDDIGHLAECHRQVLQTREKITTNCYKFKIKDGSFITLRSRWFSFMNPWTKEVEYIVSTNTVVSTNVLDSGDAAFPQLVASPHSMDSVLQAGEGGPKRTHPAVPGIPGGTRAGAGKIGRMIAEEIMEIHRIRGSSPSSCGSSPLNITSTPPPDTSSPGGKKILNGGTPDISSAGLLSGQIQDNSGYPYSDNSSILGENSHIGIDMIDNDQGSSSPSNDEAAMAVIMSLLEADAGLGGPVDFSDLPWPL; this comes from the exons ATGCAGTGGGTTTTTGTTGtatggttggttggttggttttgttttttttttttccccctaatgtTAGACAATCCAATGGCAGACCAAAGGATGGACATATCTTCTACAATTAGTGACTTTATGTCACCAGACCCTGCTGACTTGATCTCCAGTTCCCTTAGCACTTCAGGAATGGATTGtaataggaaaagaaagggaagctCCACCGATTATCA gctCGATGGCTTTCCTTTTGA GGAAGGTATGGATACAGATAAAGATGACCAACATGGAAG ATTGGAGTATACAGACCAACAAGGCAGAATAAAAAATGCAAG GGAGGCTCATAGTCAAATTGAAAAAAGGCGTAGAGATAAAATGAACAGTTTTATAGATGAACTGGCATCTTTGGTACCAACGTGCAACGCTATGTCTCGAAAGCTAGATAAACTCACTGTATTGAGAATGGCTGTCCAGCATATGAAAACATTACGTG gtGCTACAAATCCATACACAGAAGCAAACTATAAGCCTGCTTTTCTATCAGATGATGAATTAAAACATCTTATTCTCAGG gCAGCAgatggatttctttttgttgtggGCTGTGACAGAGGGAAGATACTGTTTGTTTCAGAATCTGTCTTCAAGATCCTCAACTACAGTCAG AATGATTTGATTGGTCAAAGTTTATTTGATTACCTTCATCCTAAAGACATTGCCAAAGTGAAAGAGCAGCTCTCTTCTTCTGACACTGCGCCACGAGAAAGGCTTATAGATGCAAAAA CTGGACTCCCAGTTAAGACTGATATAACACCTGGGCCATCACGACTATGTTCTGGAGCAAGACGGTCCTTTTTTTGTAGGATGAAGTGCAATAGACCTTCAGTGAAAGTAGAAGACAAGGATTTTCCTTCAACCTGTTCAAAGAAGAAAG cagACCGCAAAAGCTTTTGCACTATTCATAGTACAGGATATTTAAAAAGCTGGCCGCCAACAAAAATGGGACTAGATGAAGATAATGAACCAGATAACGAGGGTTGTAATTTAAGCTGTCTTGTTGCAATTGGACGGCTGCATCCTCATGTGGTACCACAGCCAGTCAACGGTGAGATCAGGGTGAAACCTACAGAATATGTTTCTCGGCATGCAATAGATGGGAAATTTGTTTTTGTAGATCAGAG GGCAACAGCCATTCTGGCATACTTACCCCAGGAACTTCTAGGTACTTCGTGTTATGAATATTTTCATCAAGATGATATAGGACATCTTGCAGAATGCCATAGACAAG TTTTGCagacaagagaaaaaattaCAACTAACTGCtacaagtttaaaataaaagatggcTCTTTTATTACATTGCGGAGTCGCTGGTTCAGTTTCATGAACCCTTGGACCAAAGAAGTAGAATACATTGTCTCAACAAATACAGTTGTTTC CACCAACGTACTTGATAGTGGAGATGCAGCCTTTCCACAGCTTGTGGCTTCTCCACACAGCATGGACAGTGTGCTTCAGGCTGGAGAAG GTGGCCCAAAAAGGACCCATCCTGCTGTGCCTGGAATTCCAGGTGGAACAAGAGCCGGGGCAGGTAAAATAGGGAGGATGATTGCTGAAGAAATCATGGAGATTCACAG GATAAGAGGATCATCACCTTCTAGCTGCGGTTCAAGTCCACTGAACATTACCAGCACACCACCACCCGACACATCCTCCCCAGGAGGCAAGAAG atctTGAATGGTGGCACTCCAGACATTTCTTCAGCTGGGTTACTGTCTGGGCAAATCCAAGATAACTCTGGTTACCCATATTCTGACAACTCCTCTATTCTTG GGGAGAACTCTCATATAGGCATTGATATGATTGACAACGATCAGGGATCAAGCAGCCCTAGCAATGACGAAGCGGCGATGGCAGTAATAATGAGCCTTCTTGAAGCAGATGCAGGTCTTGGTGGCCCTGTAGACTTCAGTGATTTGCCATGGCCCTTGTAA
- the BMAL1 gene encoding basic helix-loop-helix ARNT-like protein 1 isoform X2, translating to MQWVFVVWLVGWFCFFFFPLMLDNPMADQRMDISSTISDFMSPDPADLISSSLSTSGMDCNRKRKGSSTDYQEGMDTDKDDQHGRLEYTDQQGRIKNAREAHSQIEKRRRDKMNSFIDELASLVPTCNAMSRKLDKLTVLRMAVQHMKTLRGATNPYTEANYKPAFLSDDELKHLILRAADGFLFVVGCDRGKILFVSESVFKILNYSQNDLIGQSLFDYLHPKDIAKVKEQLSSSDTAPRERLIDAKTGLPVKTDITPGPSRLCSGARRSFFCRMKCNRPSVKVEDKDFPSTCSKKKADRKSFCTIHSTGYLKSWPPTKMGLDEDNEPDNEGCNLSCLVAIGRLHPHVVPQPVNGEIRVKPTEYVSRHAIDGKFVFVDQRATAILAYLPQELLGTSCYEYFHQDDIGHLAECHRQVLQTREKITTNCYKFKIKDGSFITLRSRWFSFMNPWTKEVEYIVSTNTVVSTNVLDSGDAAFPQLVASPHSMDSVLQAGEGGPKRTHPAVPGIPGGTRAGAGKIGRMIAEEIMEIHRIRGSSPSSCGSSPLNITSTPPPDTSSPGGKKILNGGTPDISSAGLLSGQIQDNSGYPYSDNSSILGENSHIGIDMIDNDQGSSSPSNDEAAMAVIMSLLEADAGLGGPVDFSDLPWPL from the exons ATGCAGTGGGTTTTTGTTGtatggttggttggttggttttgttttttttttttccccctaatgtTAGACAATCCAATGGCAGACCAAAGGATGGACATATCTTCTACAATTAGTGACTTTATGTCACCAGACCCTGCTGACTTGATCTCCAGTTCCCTTAGCACTTCAGGAATGGATTGtaataggaaaagaaagggaagctCCACCGATTATCA GGAAGGTATGGATACAGATAAAGATGACCAACATGGAAG ATTGGAGTATACAGACCAACAAGGCAGAATAAAAAATGCAAG GGAGGCTCATAGTCAAATTGAAAAAAGGCGTAGAGATAAAATGAACAGTTTTATAGATGAACTGGCATCTTTGGTACCAACGTGCAACGCTATGTCTCGAAAGCTAGATAAACTCACTGTATTGAGAATGGCTGTCCAGCATATGAAAACATTACGTG gtGCTACAAATCCATACACAGAAGCAAACTATAAGCCTGCTTTTCTATCAGATGATGAATTAAAACATCTTATTCTCAGG gCAGCAgatggatttctttttgttgtggGCTGTGACAGAGGGAAGATACTGTTTGTTTCAGAATCTGTCTTCAAGATCCTCAACTACAGTCAG AATGATTTGATTGGTCAAAGTTTATTTGATTACCTTCATCCTAAAGACATTGCCAAAGTGAAAGAGCAGCTCTCTTCTTCTGACACTGCGCCACGAGAAAGGCTTATAGATGCAAAAA CTGGACTCCCAGTTAAGACTGATATAACACCTGGGCCATCACGACTATGTTCTGGAGCAAGACGGTCCTTTTTTTGTAGGATGAAGTGCAATAGACCTTCAGTGAAAGTAGAAGACAAGGATTTTCCTTCAACCTGTTCAAAGAAGAAAG cagACCGCAAAAGCTTTTGCACTATTCATAGTACAGGATATTTAAAAAGCTGGCCGCCAACAAAAATGGGACTAGATGAAGATAATGAACCAGATAACGAGGGTTGTAATTTAAGCTGTCTTGTTGCAATTGGACGGCTGCATCCTCATGTGGTACCACAGCCAGTCAACGGTGAGATCAGGGTGAAACCTACAGAATATGTTTCTCGGCATGCAATAGATGGGAAATTTGTTTTTGTAGATCAGAG GGCAACAGCCATTCTGGCATACTTACCCCAGGAACTTCTAGGTACTTCGTGTTATGAATATTTTCATCAAGATGATATAGGACATCTTGCAGAATGCCATAGACAAG TTTTGCagacaagagaaaaaattaCAACTAACTGCtacaagtttaaaataaaagatggcTCTTTTATTACATTGCGGAGTCGCTGGTTCAGTTTCATGAACCCTTGGACCAAAGAAGTAGAATACATTGTCTCAACAAATACAGTTGTTTC CACCAACGTACTTGATAGTGGAGATGCAGCCTTTCCACAGCTTGTGGCTTCTCCACACAGCATGGACAGTGTGCTTCAGGCTGGAGAAG GTGGCCCAAAAAGGACCCATCCTGCTGTGCCTGGAATTCCAGGTGGAACAAGAGCCGGGGCAGGTAAAATAGGGAGGATGATTGCTGAAGAAATCATGGAGATTCACAG GATAAGAGGATCATCACCTTCTAGCTGCGGTTCAAGTCCACTGAACATTACCAGCACACCACCACCCGACACATCCTCCCCAGGAGGCAAGAAG atctTGAATGGTGGCACTCCAGACATTTCTTCAGCTGGGTTACTGTCTGGGCAAATCCAAGATAACTCTGGTTACCCATATTCTGACAACTCCTCTATTCTTG GGGAGAACTCTCATATAGGCATTGATATGATTGACAACGATCAGGGATCAAGCAGCCCTAGCAATGACGAAGCGGCGATGGCAGTAATAATGAGCCTTCTTGAAGCAGATGCAGGTCTTGGTGGCCCTGTAGACTTCAGTGATTTGCCATGGCCCTTGTAA
- the BMAL1 gene encoding basic helix-loop-helix ARNT-like protein 1 isoform X3 has translation MADQRMDISSTISDFMSPDPADLISSSLSTSGMDCNRKRKGSSTDYQLDGFPFEEGMDTDKDDQHGRLEYTDQQGRIKNAREAHSQIEKRRRDKMNSFIDELASLVPTCNAMSRKLDKLTVLRMAVQHMKTLRGATNPYTEANYKPAFLSDDELKHLILRAADGFLFVVGCDRGKILFVSESVFKILNYSQNDLIGQSLFDYLHPKDIAKVKEQLSSSDTAPRERLIDAKTGLPVKTDITPGPSRLCSGARRSFFCRMKCNRPSVKVEDKDFPSTCSKKKADRKSFCTIHSTGYLKSWPPTKMGLDEDNEPDNEGCNLSCLVAIGRLHPHVVPQPVNGEIRVKPTEYVSRHAIDGKFVFVDQRATAILAYLPQELLGTSCYEYFHQDDIGHLAECHRQVLQTREKITTNCYKFKIKDGSFITLRSRWFSFMNPWTKEVEYIVSTNTVVSTNVLDSGDAAFPQLVASPHSMDSVLQAGEGGPKRTHPAVPGIPGGTRAGAGKIGRMIAEEIMEIHRIRGSSPSSCGSSPLNITSTPPPDTSSPGGKKILNGGTPDISSAGLLSGQIQDNSGYPYSDNSSILGENSHIGIDMIDNDQGSSSPSNDEAAMAVIMSLLEADAGLGGPVDFSDLPWPL, from the exons ATGGCAGACCAAAGGATGGACATATCTTCTACAATTAGTGACTTTATGTCACCAGACCCTGCTGACTTGATCTCCAGTTCCCTTAGCACTTCAGGAATGGATTGtaataggaaaagaaagggaagctCCACCGATTATCA gctCGATGGCTTTCCTTTTGA GGAAGGTATGGATACAGATAAAGATGACCAACATGGAAG ATTGGAGTATACAGACCAACAAGGCAGAATAAAAAATGCAAG GGAGGCTCATAGTCAAATTGAAAAAAGGCGTAGAGATAAAATGAACAGTTTTATAGATGAACTGGCATCTTTGGTACCAACGTGCAACGCTATGTCTCGAAAGCTAGATAAACTCACTGTATTGAGAATGGCTGTCCAGCATATGAAAACATTACGTG gtGCTACAAATCCATACACAGAAGCAAACTATAAGCCTGCTTTTCTATCAGATGATGAATTAAAACATCTTATTCTCAGG gCAGCAgatggatttctttttgttgtggGCTGTGACAGAGGGAAGATACTGTTTGTTTCAGAATCTGTCTTCAAGATCCTCAACTACAGTCAG AATGATTTGATTGGTCAAAGTTTATTTGATTACCTTCATCCTAAAGACATTGCCAAAGTGAAAGAGCAGCTCTCTTCTTCTGACACTGCGCCACGAGAAAGGCTTATAGATGCAAAAA CTGGACTCCCAGTTAAGACTGATATAACACCTGGGCCATCACGACTATGTTCTGGAGCAAGACGGTCCTTTTTTTGTAGGATGAAGTGCAATAGACCTTCAGTGAAAGTAGAAGACAAGGATTTTCCTTCAACCTGTTCAAAGAAGAAAG cagACCGCAAAAGCTTTTGCACTATTCATAGTACAGGATATTTAAAAAGCTGGCCGCCAACAAAAATGGGACTAGATGAAGATAATGAACCAGATAACGAGGGTTGTAATTTAAGCTGTCTTGTTGCAATTGGACGGCTGCATCCTCATGTGGTACCACAGCCAGTCAACGGTGAGATCAGGGTGAAACCTACAGAATATGTTTCTCGGCATGCAATAGATGGGAAATTTGTTTTTGTAGATCAGAG GGCAACAGCCATTCTGGCATACTTACCCCAGGAACTTCTAGGTACTTCGTGTTATGAATATTTTCATCAAGATGATATAGGACATCTTGCAGAATGCCATAGACAAG TTTTGCagacaagagaaaaaattaCAACTAACTGCtacaagtttaaaataaaagatggcTCTTTTATTACATTGCGGAGTCGCTGGTTCAGTTTCATGAACCCTTGGACCAAAGAAGTAGAATACATTGTCTCAACAAATACAGTTGTTTC CACCAACGTACTTGATAGTGGAGATGCAGCCTTTCCACAGCTTGTGGCTTCTCCACACAGCATGGACAGTGTGCTTCAGGCTGGAGAAG GTGGCCCAAAAAGGACCCATCCTGCTGTGCCTGGAATTCCAGGTGGAACAAGAGCCGGGGCAGGTAAAATAGGGAGGATGATTGCTGAAGAAATCATGGAGATTCACAG GATAAGAGGATCATCACCTTCTAGCTGCGGTTCAAGTCCACTGAACATTACCAGCACACCACCACCCGACACATCCTCCCCAGGAGGCAAGAAG atctTGAATGGTGGCACTCCAGACATTTCTTCAGCTGGGTTACTGTCTGGGCAAATCCAAGATAACTCTGGTTACCCATATTCTGACAACTCCTCTATTCTTG GGGAGAACTCTCATATAGGCATTGATATGATTGACAACGATCAGGGATCAAGCAGCCCTAGCAATGACGAAGCGGCGATGGCAGTAATAATGAGCCTTCTTGAAGCAGATGCAGGTCTTGGTGGCCCTGTAGACTTCAGTGATTTGCCATGGCCCTTGTAA
- the BMAL1 gene encoding basic helix-loop-helix ARNT-like protein 1 isoform X4, with amino-acid sequence MDTDKDDQHGRLEYTDQQGRIKNAREAHSQIEKRRRDKMNSFIDELASLVPTCNAMSRKLDKLTVLRMAVQHMKTLRGATNPYTEANYKPAFLSDDELKHLILRAADGFLFVVGCDRGKILFVSESVFKILNYSQNDLIGQSLFDYLHPKDIAKVKEQLSSSDTAPRERLIDAKTGLPVKTDITPGPSRLCSGARRSFFCRMKCNRPSVKVEDKDFPSTCSKKKADRKSFCTIHSTGYLKSWPPTKMGLDEDNEPDNEGCNLSCLVAIGRLHPHVVPQPVNGEIRVKPTEYVSRHAIDGKFVFVDQRATAILAYLPQELLGTSCYEYFHQDDIGHLAECHRQVLQTREKITTNCYKFKIKDGSFITLRSRWFSFMNPWTKEVEYIVSTNTVVSTNVLDSGDAAFPQLVASPHSMDSVLQAGEGGPKRTHPAVPGIPGGTRAGAGKIGRMIAEEIMEIHRIRGSSPSSCGSSPLNITSTPPPDTSSPGGKKILNGGTPDISSAGLLSGQIQDNSGYPYSDNSSILGENSHIGIDMIDNDQGSSSPSNDEAAMAVIMSLLEADAGLGGPVDFSDLPWPL; translated from the exons ATGGATACAGATAAAGATGACCAACATGGAAG ATTGGAGTATACAGACCAACAAGGCAGAATAAAAAATGCAAG GGAGGCTCATAGTCAAATTGAAAAAAGGCGTAGAGATAAAATGAACAGTTTTATAGATGAACTGGCATCTTTGGTACCAACGTGCAACGCTATGTCTCGAAAGCTAGATAAACTCACTGTATTGAGAATGGCTGTCCAGCATATGAAAACATTACGTG gtGCTACAAATCCATACACAGAAGCAAACTATAAGCCTGCTTTTCTATCAGATGATGAATTAAAACATCTTATTCTCAGG gCAGCAgatggatttctttttgttgtggGCTGTGACAGAGGGAAGATACTGTTTGTTTCAGAATCTGTCTTCAAGATCCTCAACTACAGTCAG AATGATTTGATTGGTCAAAGTTTATTTGATTACCTTCATCCTAAAGACATTGCCAAAGTGAAAGAGCAGCTCTCTTCTTCTGACACTGCGCCACGAGAAAGGCTTATAGATGCAAAAA CTGGACTCCCAGTTAAGACTGATATAACACCTGGGCCATCACGACTATGTTCTGGAGCAAGACGGTCCTTTTTTTGTAGGATGAAGTGCAATAGACCTTCAGTGAAAGTAGAAGACAAGGATTTTCCTTCAACCTGTTCAAAGAAGAAAG cagACCGCAAAAGCTTTTGCACTATTCATAGTACAGGATATTTAAAAAGCTGGCCGCCAACAAAAATGGGACTAGATGAAGATAATGAACCAGATAACGAGGGTTGTAATTTAAGCTGTCTTGTTGCAATTGGACGGCTGCATCCTCATGTGGTACCACAGCCAGTCAACGGTGAGATCAGGGTGAAACCTACAGAATATGTTTCTCGGCATGCAATAGATGGGAAATTTGTTTTTGTAGATCAGAG GGCAACAGCCATTCTGGCATACTTACCCCAGGAACTTCTAGGTACTTCGTGTTATGAATATTTTCATCAAGATGATATAGGACATCTTGCAGAATGCCATAGACAAG TTTTGCagacaagagaaaaaattaCAACTAACTGCtacaagtttaaaataaaagatggcTCTTTTATTACATTGCGGAGTCGCTGGTTCAGTTTCATGAACCCTTGGACCAAAGAAGTAGAATACATTGTCTCAACAAATACAGTTGTTTC CACCAACGTACTTGATAGTGGAGATGCAGCCTTTCCACAGCTTGTGGCTTCTCCACACAGCATGGACAGTGTGCTTCAGGCTGGAGAAG GTGGCCCAAAAAGGACCCATCCTGCTGTGCCTGGAATTCCAGGTGGAACAAGAGCCGGGGCAGGTAAAATAGGGAGGATGATTGCTGAAGAAATCATGGAGATTCACAG GATAAGAGGATCATCACCTTCTAGCTGCGGTTCAAGTCCACTGAACATTACCAGCACACCACCACCCGACACATCCTCCCCAGGAGGCAAGAAG atctTGAATGGTGGCACTCCAGACATTTCTTCAGCTGGGTTACTGTCTGGGCAAATCCAAGATAACTCTGGTTACCCATATTCTGACAACTCCTCTATTCTTG GGGAGAACTCTCATATAGGCATTGATATGATTGACAACGATCAGGGATCAAGCAGCCCTAGCAATGACGAAGCGGCGATGGCAGTAATAATGAGCCTTCTTGAAGCAGATGCAGGTCTTGGTGGCCCTGTAGACTTCAGTGATTTGCCATGGCCCTTGTAA